A stretch of DNA from Nitrospirota bacterium:
GCCCTGCCCTCCCGATGAAGTGCTTCAGGTTCTGCATGATGTGCTGCTCGATGTCGCGGTCGCCCCTCGGGAGGTAGTCGAGGAGCGCGAGCACGTTTGCGATCCGCTGGTAGAGGGCATCCAGCTCTCCGTGCTTGACCCGGCAGCGCCGGGCGGCCTGCGGTCCGGGAGGGCCTGCTGCAGCGCTCCCGGTGCGGAACTCGGATGGAGGAGATGATCCGGCACCATGACGGACTTTGAGTGACGGACTTTGAGTGGGACTTTGAGGGACGGTGATGACTGAGTTGACTTATTCTGAGTTCCAACCAGCGGGTCGAGAGGGGCAAGCCCCTCACCCGCGCGTTCGGCTACCATATGAAAACGGTTTGACAGAAACAGCAACCCATTGCTATCATTAATAGTGAATACAATAGGCATACACTTATGAAGTATTTTGATTGGAATGATGAAAAGAATGAGGTGCTCAAAAAAGAGCGGGGGGTCTCATTTGAGCAGGTTGAACTGGCAATCGCATCAGGCGATCTGCTTGACCGGGTGAGGCATCCCAATCAGACAAAATATCCGAATCAAAAGGTTTTTCTGGTGCTGATTGAAGATTATGTCTATTCTGTGCCTTATGTTGAGGATGACGAAAAGATCTTTTTAAAAACAATTATTCCGAACAGCAAGGCAACAAAGAAATATTGGGGAGGTAAAAAATGAAAAAGACAGCATATTTGGATAAAGAAGAAAGGGAATTGGCGGAATCGCTTGAAAAAGACGAATGGGTTTCCGATCTTGACAAGAAAGAGAAAAAGAAATATGAAACATATGCACGCAATAGTCTCAACAAACAGAGACGGATTAATATCCGAATGACAGAGCGGGATTTGAAGAAAATCAGGGCTAAAGCAATCGAAGAAGGGATACCCTATCAATCCCTGATTTCCATGCTCATTCACAAGTTCAACGAGGGAAAAGTTACCTTCAGCAAAAAGAAGCATGCCTAACGAATCAATTCACTGAATCGGCGAGGAACAGCCCTCGCCTCTCGGTGATTTCCAGCGTTATGCACGAGGTATAGATAGTGAATAGAAAAGGAACTCTAATTTTTTTCTGCGGGAAAATGGGAGCCGGGAAATCGACTTACTCAAAAAACCTGGCCAATGAATTAAGCGCAGTATTTTTATCTGAAGATGACTGGCTTTCTGCTATTTATCCAGAAGAAATGACAAAAGCGAGGGGGTCAGGTCTTGAATCTTGAATTATCCTCTTTTTATCTCTTTTCAAGATTCAAGACCTGACCCTGTGCAGAGCTTTATTTCTATAATGATAAATTGATTCAATACGGCCAGCCAAATGACTGGCCTACAGAACCTGATAAAATAATTGAAATTCGTGAAAGATGATCTTGCACAACACTTCGGTGGGTCGATGGGAAGCTACCCTGCCTCTCTGTGAGTTCTGGCGATTCATCTACGTAAAGATAATTTGACGCTGAGTGACATTTGTGTGCATAATATAATACACAAATGGAGGACAGGATCATGAAATTTCTGAGCGTTCGGGATTTACGGGGTAAGTCGGCGCAAATCTGGAAGGAATTGCCCGCTGAGAGGGAGATGGTTATTACCAGTAACGGGCGGCCTATTGCTATTCTTGCGGCAATAACCGAAGCAAACCTTGAAGAATCGCTATCAGCATTCCGTCAGGCCCGTGCGTTGGAGGCTGTCGCCTCTCTCCAGCTTAGTTCCGTAGAACTGGGAACCGACAAGCTTTCAATGGAGGATATCGACGCGGAGATAAAAGCTGTCCGTAAAAAGCGCGCACGATGAATATTGTGCTCGACACCAATGTTCTTGTTGCAGGGCTTTTATCACCGTTCAAAGGCTGTGGTGAAATCGTGCGCATGGTTTCATCCGGCGAGCTGATACTTTCCTTTGACGCTCGCATTTTGTCGGAATATGATGAAGTTCTGCGACGTCCGAAGTTTAAGTTTGAGGAGGAAAAGGTAGCTGCGCTCCTTGATTATATTATTCATCATGGACAGATAGTGGCGTCTTCTCCATTGACTAATTCGCTTCCCGATTCCGACGATGCGCCATTTCTCGAAGCTGCCATGGCAGGTCATGCAGCATGTCTCGTCACGGGAAATCAAAACCATTTCCCTTCTGAACTATGCCAAGGAATCAAGGTTTTTTCTCCGACTGAGTTTCTGGTGTTTTATAAAAAGCAAAAAATGAAGAGTAAGCGCATAACAAGACGCTCAACCCGGACGCGCAAAAAACCGCGCGCTGGTTAGCTTAAGCGTTATGCACGAGGTATAGATAGTGAATAGAAAAGGAACTCTAATTTTTTTCTGCGGGAAAATGTAATGACAAAGGCGAGGGGGTCAGGTCTTGAATCTTGAATTATCCTCATTTTTATCTCTTTTCAAGATTCAAGACCTGACCCTGTGCAGAGCTCCGAGAGGTGCTGACTGTCCGGGAGGCTCCTAACTTTTACACTCGGAAGGGCTTCCTCCGCCCTCGAACGCCTGGACCACCGCCTTGTACTTCTCGTGGATCATCTTCCCGTCGAACTCCCGGAACCGTGCGAGCATCGCCCGGTCCTCTTCGTCCGAGAAATAGGCACGGGCCGCCGGGAAGAACACCGCGTCCTCCTTCTCGATATGCGCGGGATAGAAATGCACCAGGGTGTTCAGGCGGGATACTATCTCTTCCAAGGCTCCCGTGTCGCCTTCCCGGTACCGGGCAGTGGCCTCCACGACGGCCTTCGTCGTTTTCCGTGCGAAGACATGCTCTTCGATCAGTTCATTCATGAGCCGCCTGTCCTCATCGGACAGGTTTCTCTCTTCGAGATCGCGGAAGAGGATATCTTCCTCTTTCCCGTGGTGCGTACGGTCGGCGTACGTCCGGATGAAGTCGACAGCCGCATCGACGAAATACGGGTCGATGGACGCCGCCTGCCGGGCCTGCTCCAGCGTGCGGCGGATCACGGCTACCATCCGCTCGATCAGGCGGTGCTCTATCATGAGCAGTCCGCGTGCCTGCATGCGCTCCCTCCCCGTCCGTTCCCGGACAGATGATGCTCCTGCTTCCGCTCCAGGTACCCTACCATACGTCTCCTTTACCTATCAATCAGAACGCACTGGATCATGCTGATGAGGCGTCTCAGCCGTCCTTCCTGCCGATCTTTTTTTCGATCTGGGAGATGATGCCGTGGAGCATCTTCAGCTCCCAGTCGTTGAGCCCTGCCCTCCCGATGAAGTGCTTCAGGTTCTGCATGATGTGCTGCTCGATGTCGCGGTCGCCCCTCGGGA
This window harbors:
- a CDS encoding BrnT family toxin, whose amino-acid sequence is MKYFDWNDEKNEVLKKERGVSFEQVELAIASGDLLDRVRHPNQTKYPNQKVFLVLIEDYVYSVPYVEDDEKIFLKTIIPNSKATKKYWGGKK
- a CDS encoding antitoxin; translation: MKKTAYLDKEERELAESLEKDEWVSDLDKKEKKKYETYARNSLNKQRRINIRMTERDLKKIRAKAIEEGIPYQSLISMLIHKFNEGKVTFSKKKHA
- a CDS encoding type II toxin-antitoxin system Phd/YefM family antitoxin, whose translation is MKFLSVRDLRGKSAQIWKELPAEREMVITSNGRPIAILAAITEANLEESLSAFRQARALEAVASLQLSSVELGTDKLSMEDIDAEIKAVRKKRAR
- a CDS encoding putative toxin-antitoxin system toxin component, PIN family, with amino-acid sequence MNIVLDTNVLVAGLLSPFKGCGEIVRMVSSGELILSFDARILSEYDEVLRRPKFKFEEEKVAALLDYIIHHGQIVASSPLTNSLPDSDDAPFLEAAMAGHAACLVTGNQNHFPSELCQGIKVFSPTEFLVFYKKQKMKSKRITRRSTRTRKKPRAG
- a CDS encoding hemerythrin domain-containing protein, whose product is MQARGLLMIEHRLIERMVAVIRRTLEQARQAASIDPYFVDAAVDFIRTYADRTHHGKEEDILFRDLEERNLSDEDRRLMNELIEEHVFARKTTKAVVEATARYREGDTGALEEIVSRLNTLVHFYPAHIEKEDAVFFPAARAYFSDEEDRAMLARFREFDGKMIHEKYKAVVQAFEGGGSPSECKS